The following is a genomic window from Paenibacillus thiaminolyticus.
AGCACACATACTGAACTCCCGTGCCTTCGGTACGGCGGTTCAGCGTCTCCTGCAGCGCTTCAACTTGGCGGTTCGTATGCTCCCGCAGCGGGAACACGCCCCCGACAATCGCTTCATACCGGTCCGTCAGTTCCTTCAACTGCTCCTCGGAAGGCGGATTGCCCCGCCGGATATGCGTGTAATAAGGCTCGATTTCTTCGAGGCTGCGGGGTGTTCCGTAGGACATCACCAGCACGCCGATTTTACGCTTGGACACTCGCTGTTCCTCCATTCCGACTCGTTCTCGCGTTACATCCTGTTTCTTATTTCTTCGCCAGCAATCGGCTGGAATATTCATGCACGAACTCGGTCAGCCGCTGCAATTTGTCCAGCGAAGCTTCCGGGAACAGCCCGTGGCCGAGATTGAAAATGTAGCCCGGCTCCTGAATTCCCAACTCTACGATATGGGCGGCTTCCCGTTCGATGACGCTCATCGGCCCGGTCAACACATAAGGGTCCAGATTGCCCTGCACCGCGAACCGGCCGTTCAGCCGGCGGCGTCCTTCCGTTACGGACACCCGCCAGTCCAAGCCAATCACATCCGCCTTCAGCTCATGGAGAGTCGGAAGCAATTCGCCGGAGCTGACGCCCGGGAAATATATTTTCGGTACGTCCAACTCGGACAACTCCGCAAAAATACGCGTCATCGTCGGCAGCACGTACCGTTCGAAATCGCGCGGAGACAAGGAGCCAACCCAGCTGTCGAACAATTGGAACGCTTTGGCCCCGTTCGCCACTTGGGAACGCACATAGGCGATCACCATGTCTCCCAGCTTATCCATCAAGGCATGCCATACTTCCGGAGTCTCATACATCATCGTCTTTGTAAGGATATAATTTTTAGAAGGACGGCCTTCGATCAAATAGCTCGCAATCGTGAACGGTGAGCCCGCGAACGTAATGAGCGGAACCTTCAACTCCCTGTCAAGGATGCGAATCGTCTCCAGAATATGGCCCAGATCGCCTTCCGGATCGACCGGTGTCAGGCGCTCGACATCAGCAGCGCTTCGTA
Proteins encoded in this region:
- the hemE gene encoding uroporphyrinogen decarboxylase codes for the protein MTYNDRFLKACRQEQVDRVPVWYMRQAGRYDPDYRKIKEKYSLLEICRQPELAAEVTMMPVRKLGVDAAILYSDIMNPVASMGIDFDIVANVGPVIHNPIRSAADVERLTPVDPEGDLGHILETIRILDRELKVPLITFAGSPFTIASYLIEGRPSKNYILTKTMMYETPEVWHALMDKLGDMVIAYVRSQVANGAKAFQLFDSWVGSLSPRDFERYVLPTMTRIFAELSELDVPKIYFPGVSSGELLPTLHELKADVIGLDWRVSVTEGRRRLNGRFAVQGNLDPYVLTGPMSVIEREAAHIVELGIQEPGYIFNLGHGLFPEASLDKLQRLTEFVHEYSSRLLAKK